The following coding sequences lie in one Candidatus Angelobacter sp. genomic window:
- a CDS encoding valine--tRNA ligase — protein sequence MSEIPKAYEPQAVEEKWYDFWLKQGCFTADPARVSDRRPAYSIVIPPPNVTGVLHMGHVLNNTIQDVLARKARMDGKEVLWLPGTDHAGIATEGMVARQIWKDEKKSKRDIGREEFIKRVWAWKEKHGGIIIAQLKKLGCSCDWTRERFTMNPDYVRNVQRVFVDLYKKGLIYRGKRMVNWCPATQTALSDEEVEMRPQKGFMCHFRVQVAESPLTAALSPKGGEEEKSSATTASGSQVTNARASHSLSPSGGEGQGEGDAKKGGPEIDSQGRVWLTIATTRPETIPGDTAVAVNPKDSRYAHLIGKHIVRPLPLELPREQKLIPIIGDEHVDFEFGTGVLKVTPAHDKADFDIGQRHKLPIVDIMNPDGTMNELAGADLKGLDRFKARKVAVGKLTELGALVEEKPYENNVGFSQRADVPIEPRLSEQWFLKYPSVEKSKACVEQEAGTGPGGTGCEPVTVGNLPTVPEAPGRLPGTTGQWPVPPGKMRFHPQRWAKVYDHWLTNIQDWCISRQLWWGHRIPVWSKTKLTLSKSDSQNPVSIAQFLAGMSDSQTAETSLSGKEEQITFLRVRGEIWEAATYSIEEAQVLEANGFTQDPDVLDTWFSSWLWPFATMGWPEQTETLKKFYPTTDLVTAPEIIFFWVARMIMAGFEYMGELPFRNVYFTGIIRDKIGRKMSKTLGNSPDPLDLIAKYGADAVRFGTMRSAPLGQDVMFDEKDVELGRNFCNKLWNACRFRQMQGSAGGPPAASGDPPGAFEIEGEIEPALLSSDDKWILLKLDRAIREINTAFAEYKFNEAAATLYRFFWSEYCDWYVEASKATQQGNDVARKTNKLAVIDFVLSHTLRLLHPFLPFITEGLWHGMGYAEDMPENQGGKTVMFAPWPKPLDDDFKTHYGLEESDVRFVDAKYELITRGRNLRREFNVAANKKVKFILKVKDPLPSHESDVIQLLLNAESLDVDPNFAPKKGTPSTLTDLGELFMPLEGLVDVEAERTRLKKELMKIEAEIEKAQAKLNNPAFTEKAPPNVLEEHKKRLAEWQAKRQQVKAALESLQG from the coding sequence TGCTCAACAACACCATCCAGGACGTCCTCGCCCGCAAGGCGCGCATGGACGGCAAGGAAGTTCTCTGGCTGCCCGGCACCGACCATGCCGGCATCGCCACCGAGGGCATGGTGGCCAGACAGATTTGGAAGGATGAGAAGAAATCCAAACGCGACATCGGACGCGAGGAATTCATCAAGCGTGTCTGGGCCTGGAAGGAAAAACACGGCGGCATCATCATCGCGCAACTCAAGAAACTCGGCTGCTCGTGCGACTGGACCCGTGAACGTTTCACGATGAACCCGGACTACGTGCGCAATGTGCAGCGCGTGTTCGTCGATCTTTACAAGAAGGGCCTCATCTATCGCGGCAAACGCATGGTGAACTGGTGTCCCGCCACGCAGACCGCACTCTCCGACGAGGAAGTGGAAATGCGACCGCAAAAAGGTTTCATGTGTCACTTCAGAGTTCAGGTTGCGGAAAGCCCCCTCACCGCGGCTCTCTCCCCCAAGGGGGGCGAGGAAGAAAAATCTTCGGCGACGACTGCGTCCGGTTCTCAAGTTACCAACGCTCGCGCTTCTCATTCCCTCTCCCCCTCTGGGGGAGAGGGTCAGGGTGAGGGGGACGCTAAGAAAGGCGGGCCAGAAATTGATTCGCAAGGCCGTGTGTGGCTCACCATCGCGACGACGCGTCCGGAAACCATCCCCGGCGATACCGCCGTGGCCGTGAATCCGAAGGACTCGCGTTACGCGCATCTCATCGGGAAACACATCGTGCGACCGCTGCCTCTCGAATTGCCGCGCGAGCAGAAGCTCATTCCCATCATCGGCGACGAGCATGTGGACTTCGAGTTCGGCACCGGTGTGCTCAAGGTGACGCCTGCGCATGACAAGGCCGACTTCGACATTGGCCAGCGCCACAAACTGCCAATCGTGGACATTATGAACCCCGATGGGACGATGAACGAACTGGCGGGCGCGGATTTGAAAGGGCTGGATCGCTTTAAAGCCCGGAAAGTGGCTGTAGGAAAGTTGACCGAACTCGGCGCGCTCGTGGAGGAAAAGCCGTACGAGAACAACGTCGGTTTCAGTCAGCGCGCGGATGTGCCGATCGAGCCGCGCTTGAGCGAGCAATGGTTTCTCAAGTATCCTAGCGTGGAGAAGTCCAAGGCATGCGTGGAGCAGGAAGCTGGAACTGGTCCGGGTGGAACAGGCTGCGAGCCTGTTACGGTCGGCAACTTGCCGACCGTTCCGGAAGCGCCGGGCAGGTTGCCCGGCACAACGGGCCAGTGGCCCGTTCCACCCGGCAAGATGCGCTTTCATCCGCAGCGGTGGGCGAAGGTTTATGACCATTGGCTGACGAACATTCAGGACTGGTGCATCAGCCGCCAGCTTTGGTGGGGGCATCGGATTCCGGTGTGGAGCAAGACCAAACTGACCCTGTCAAAATCCGACTCGCAGAATCCTGTTTCGATTGCGCAATTTTTGGCTGGAATGTCAGATTCTCAAACGGCGGAGACTTCATTGTCTGGTAAAGAGGAACAGATCACTTTCCTTCGCGTCCGCGGCGAAATTTGGGAGGCTGCAACATATTCGATAGAGGAAGCACAGGTTCTTGAAGCAAACGGCTTCACCCAAGACCCCGACGTACTCGACACATGGTTCAGTTCCTGGCTCTGGCCTTTTGCCACGATGGGCTGGCCGGAGCAGACCGAGACGTTGAAGAAGTTTTATCCGACCACCGACCTTGTCACCGCGCCGGAAATTATTTTCTTCTGGGTCGCGCGCATGATCATGGCGGGCTTCGAATACATGGGCGAGCTGCCGTTCCGCAACGTCTATTTCACCGGCATCATCCGCGACAAGATCGGGCGCAAGATGTCGAAGACCCTCGGCAATTCACCTGACCCGCTCGATCTCATCGCCAAGTACGGCGCCGACGCCGTCCGCTTCGGCACCATGCGCAGCGCGCCGCTCGGCCAGGACGTGATGTTCGACGAGAAAGACGTCGAGTTGGGCCGCAACTTCTGCAACAAACTCTGGAACGCCTGTCGTTTCCGGCAAATGCAGGGGAGCGCAGGCGGCCCGCCTGCTGCGTCGGGCGACCCGCCCGGCGCTTTTGAAATCGAAGGTGAGATTGAACCCGCTTTGTTGTCGTCCGATGACAAATGGATTTTGCTGAAGCTTGACCGGGCGATTCGCGAGATCAATACCGCCTTTGCCGAATATAAATTTAACGAAGCCGCGGCCACGCTTTACCGGTTCTTCTGGAGCGAGTATTGCGACTGGTATGTGGAGGCGAGCAAGGCGACCCAGCAAGGGAACGACGTGGCACGCAAGACGAACAAGCTTGCGGTGATTGATTTCGTCCTCAGCCACACGCTCCGCCTACTCCATCCGTTTCTGCCGTTCATCACCGAGGGATTGTGGCACGGGATGGGTTATGCCGAGGACATGCCGGAAAATCAGGGCGGCAAGACCGTCATGTTTGCGCCCTGGCCAAAGCCGCTCGACGACGACTTCAAGACTCACTACGGCCTCGAGGAAAGTGACGTGCGGTTCGTAGATGCGAAATACGAACTGATCACCCGCGGCCGCAATCTCCGACGCGAGTTCAACGTTGCCGCCAACAAAAAAGTGAAGTTCATCCTCAAGGTGAAAGACCCACTGCCGTCGCACGAAAGCGACGTCATTCAGCTTCTGCTCAATGCGGAATCTCTCGACGTTGACCCGAACTTTGCGCCGAAGAAGGGAACTCCTTCGACTCTCACCGATCTTGGCGAGTTGTTCATGCCACTCGAAGGACTGGTGGATGTCGAAGCCGAGCGGACGCGCCTGAAGAAGGAACTGATGAAGATCGAAGCGGAGATTGAAAAGGCGCAGGCCAAACTCAACAACCCCGCCTTCACGGAGAAAGCCCCACCGAACGTCTTGGAAGAACACAAGAAGCGTCTGGCGGAATGGCAGGCGAAACGGCAGCAGGTGAAGGCAGCACTGGAGTCGCTGCAGGGCTGA